The proteins below are encoded in one region of Metallibacterium scheffleri:
- a CDS encoding carboxyl transferase domain-containing protein encodes MGILTSRIDARSPEFIANAARMREWVADLRRQLDRAAAGGDAKAREKHSARGKLLPRERVNALLDVGSPFLEIAPLAAHGLYDDQAPAAGLIAGIGRVHGREVLVIANDATVKGGTYFPMTVKKHLRAQEIALENHLPCVYLVDSGGAFLPLQDEVFPDREHFGRIFYNQARMSAQGIAQIAVVMGSCTAGGAYVPAMSDETIIVREQGTIFLGGPPLVKAATGEVVDAETLGGADVHTAISGVADHFAENDRHALQLARDAVAQLNRATAPQPAQAPRLPRHAAEELYGIVPQDTRQPYDVREIIARLVDDSDLHEFKARYGKTLVTGFAHLCGFPVGIVANNGILFSESALKGAHFIELCAQRGVPLVFLQNITGFMVGKKYEHGGIARDGAKMVTAVACANVPKFTVVIGGSFGAGNYAMCGRAYGGRFLWMWPNARISVMGGEQAASVLATVRRDGLEAAGKSWSTEDEAAFKAPIRAQYEQQGHPYYATARLWDDGIIDPADTRRVLGLALAASLNAPIEPTRFGVFRM; translated from the coding sequence ATGGGCATCCTCACCTCGCGCATCGATGCGCGCTCCCCCGAATTCATCGCCAATGCCGCGCGCATGCGCGAATGGGTCGCGGATTTGCGTCGACAACTTGATCGCGCTGCCGCCGGGGGCGATGCCAAAGCCCGCGAAAAACATAGTGCGCGCGGCAAATTGCTGCCACGCGAGCGCGTCAATGCGCTGCTCGATGTCGGCAGCCCGTTCCTCGAAATCGCGCCGCTGGCCGCGCATGGCCTGTACGACGACCAGGCACCGGCCGCCGGGTTGATCGCCGGTATCGGCCGCGTGCACGGTCGCGAGGTTCTGGTGATCGCCAACGACGCCACGGTGAAGGGCGGCACCTACTTCCCGATGACGGTGAAAAAACACCTGCGCGCGCAGGAAATCGCGCTGGAAAACCACCTGCCCTGCGTGTACCTGGTGGATTCCGGCGGTGCCTTCCTGCCGTTGCAAGATGAAGTGTTCCCCGATCGCGAGCACTTCGGCCGCATCTTCTACAACCAGGCGCGCATGAGCGCGCAAGGCATCGCGCAGATCGCCGTGGTGATGGGCTCATGCACGGCAGGTGGCGCCTACGTGCCGGCGATGAGTGACGAGACCATCATCGTGCGCGAACAGGGCACGATCTTTCTGGGCGGCCCGCCGCTGGTCAAGGCGGCCACCGGCGAGGTCGTCGATGCCGAGACTTTGGGCGGCGCCGACGTGCACACCGCGATCTCGGGCGTGGCCGACCACTTCGCCGAGAACGACCGTCACGCCCTGCAACTCGCGCGTGACGCGGTCGCGCAGCTCAATCGGGCAACCGCGCCACAGCCGGCACAGGCGCCGCGCCTGCCGCGCCATGCCGCCGAGGAACTGTACGGCATCGTGCCGCAGGACACGCGCCAACCCTATGACGTGCGCGAGATCATCGCGCGCCTGGTGGACGACTCCGACTTGCACGAGTTCAAGGCGCGCTACGGCAAGACCCTGGTCACCGGCTTCGCGCACCTGTGCGGTTTTCCGGTGGGCATCGTGGCCAACAATGGCATCCTGTTTTCCGAATCTGCGCTCAAGGGCGCGCATTTCATCGAGCTGTGCGCGCAACGCGGCGTGCCGCTGGTTTTCCTGCAGAACATCACCGGCTTCATGGTCGGCAAGAAGTACGAGCACGGCGGCATCGCCCGCGACGGCGCCAAGATGGTCACCGCGGTGGCCTGCGCCAACGTACCCAAGTTCACCGTGGTGATTGGTGGCAGCTTCGGCGCCGGCAACTACGCCATGTGCGGTCGCGCCTATGGCGGACGCTTTTTGTGGATGTGGCCGAATGCTCGCATCAGCGTGATGGGCGGCGAGCAGGCCGCCAGCGTGCTGGCCACGGTGCGCCGCGACGGCCTGGAGGCCGCGGGCAAGTCGTGGAGCACCGAGGATGAAGCCGCGTTCAAGGCGCCGATCCGCGCGCAGTACGAGCAGCAAGGCCATCCCTATTACGCCACGGCGCGATTGTGGGACGACGGCATCATCGATCCGGCCGACACGCGCCGCGTGCTCGGCCTGGCCCTGGCGGCAAGCCTCAATGCGCCCATCGAACCCACGCGCTTCGGCGTGTTCCGCATGTGA
- a CDS encoding enoyl-CoA hydratase-related protein translates to MSSLQQHQHDGVAYLTLDRPQVHNAFDDTLISELTDVLRRLDADAGTRAMVLSGSGNTFSAGADLNWMRAMASAGESENHADAMRLATLMRTLDELGKPTLARVNGSAYGGGVGLIACCDIAIGVPEAKFALSEVKLGLVPAVISPYVAAAIGARQARRFFLSGEIFDAAEAQRIGLLHAVVPGAALDAAVERQLHWLGKGGPRAQAEAKALLRRGAGDAARARDAIDLDNAALIARLRVSPEGQEGLQAFLDKRPPRWISGSGT, encoded by the coding sequence ATGAGTTCCCTGCAGCAGCATCAGCACGACGGCGTTGCTTACCTCACGCTCGATCGCCCGCAAGTGCACAACGCCTTCGACGACACGCTGATCAGCGAGCTGACCGATGTCCTGCGCCGGCTCGATGCCGACGCCGGAACGCGCGCCATGGTGCTCAGCGGCTCCGGCAACACGTTTTCTGCCGGCGCCGATCTCAACTGGATGCGCGCCATGGCCAGCGCAGGCGAGAGCGAAAATCACGCCGATGCGATGCGCCTGGCAACGTTGATGCGCACTCTGGATGAACTCGGCAAGCCGACGCTGGCGCGCGTCAACGGCTCGGCTTATGGCGGCGGCGTGGGTCTGATCGCCTGCTGCGACATCGCCATCGGCGTGCCCGAAGCGAAGTTCGCGCTCAGCGAGGTCAAGCTCGGCTTGGTCCCCGCGGTAATCTCGCCTTACGTGGCGGCGGCGATCGGCGCGCGCCAGGCACGGCGCTTTTTTCTCAGCGGCGAGATCTTCGACGCCGCGGAGGCGCAGCGCATCGGTCTGCTGCACGCCGTGGTTCCCGGCGCTGCACTGGATGCCGCTGTCGAACGCCAGTTGCACTGGCTGGGCAAGGGCGGTCCACGCGCGCAGGCCGAGGCCAAGGCGCTGCTGCGGCGTGGCGCGGGCGATGCCGCGCGCGCGCGCGATGCCATCGATCTCGACAACGCCGCGCTGATCGCGCGCCTGCGCGTTTCGCCCGAGGGTCAGGAAGGCCTGCAGGCGTTCCTCGACAAGCGCCCGCCACGCTGGATCAGCGGGAGCGGAACGTGA